In the Octadecabacter sp. SW4 genome, one interval contains:
- a CDS encoding PaaI family thioesterase — protein MTDKSDPKEQARREKLARQFIEAIPHSQALGMTLSDIADGKAAISMGYAEHLIGDPETGVIHGGAVSALMDTCGGAAVMVHPSAPIGTATLDLRIDYMRPATPGQTITATAECYHVTRSVAFVRATATDEDPDRPVATATGAFTLERAS, from the coding sequence ATGACCGACAAAAGCGATCCAAAGGAACAGGCGCGGCGCGAAAAACTGGCCCGCCAGTTCATCGAGGCCATTCCGCATTCACAAGCGCTGGGCATGACCCTTTCGGATATTGCGGACGGGAAGGCGGCAATCAGCATGGGTTACGCCGAACATCTGATTGGCGATCCCGAAACCGGCGTGATCCATGGCGGGGCCGTGTCGGCCCTGATGGACACATGCGGCGGGGCGGCGGTGATGGTTCACCCCAGCGCGCCCATCGGCACGGCGACGCTTGATTTACGCATTGACTATATGCGTCCGGCAACGCCCGGCCAGACGATCACGGCGACCGCGGAATGTTATCATGTGACGCGCTCGGTTGCATTTGTGCGCGCCACGGCGACCGACGAAGACCCGGACAGGCCGGTTGCCACTGCAACAGGTGCCTTTACGCTCGAGCGTGCGTCGTGA